A stretch of Caenorhabditis elegans chromosome IV DNA encodes these proteins:
- the T12G3.2 gene encoding Protein kinase domain-containing protein (Confirmed by transcript evidence), translating into MDTTIQSIRISSNLPINNTSTMVPNDVFQKLLYDLFCMWHGVQRHYDPPIPDSEEQRMQKVKNLICKLLTEIDGRVNRIKQNNNHQRGQDFYEEWTMLTWNVLCITNRLQNSLSQVVVSNEDKMIYSRLNQALVELVNYSRDFLPFPSTNEMDPEYVMLRDKMNQTMMSLHGLYRQMNSAMYQTPDDVENFRIHLQTFGDDILVPCLEQYKTFCNKNCMALWQQVRLVQVERMRDQVKDQGCSIENLVSFYSNMTYVLAVLGARLQGFRYDLTVNKKFFNFDPVVHMSEAVFAALELLMSNCVLATEPSTSAILVTNNLFAMNCGALARGVVFKDFEIQVVSEETAEHIQSEMSRQRLLQHPAPIGNVPSAALLAMKPTTGTKRSNAASNSDSANNTAHKKSDVNSKESVIIYPVYNSKNRYWAATYPHLLCTTRQKGRQSIHSSYQDLSPSGTNSSASNDKNGSGKRPIFYFHIKATMFSPSGRFATAHTLSLPFTIATRRNQDCQVQRMMSSYTATIFWLYGCNTQDGLLLQWIDGGMHWDHFKHLFKQHFKVNADVQRSLIDNDFELLKYKLQCPDCCSGQDGARVNGVQQIVTFKNVLCPHLRYECNSTNVRFSVWRGMLELLQIFHDTRNNVRKLWEMGFLMGFMEFEEVDNMLEKHKSALIMRLSFVTGGTICFTVKSLAHTLDPRSSRPIHLEPLDLKRLQQKCLKDYLRDIADAEKVKYILTANEEVINIESLLESLKELGVKPENPSESREISSNITHMGDIDTMQHIKFTAMRIAVVTCKVKPPSADQEENDANGLNRLQATLGTRDDDFLRDFVQLANAYGKSKQDLYEALDFINDQYQPGPIRKTSSIYDSSHHIPLAPAPIARNMGPTMISPPPAKPPSQLPSPNQTTIPHMYNNGIPMIYEHHQQQRFDY; encoded by the exons ACAATTCAATCAATAAGGATCTCTTCAAATCTTCCAATCAATAATACATCAACAATGGTTCCGAATgatgtatttcaaaaattgctgtaCGATCTGTTTTGTATGTGGCATGGTGTCCAACGACACTATGATCCACCGATTCCGGATAGTGAGGAACAAAGAATGCAAAAG GTGAAAAATCTGATCTGCAAGCTCCTTACCGAAATCGATGGACGTGTCAACCGAATCAAGCAGAACAACAATCATCAACGTGGACAGGACTTTTATGAGGAATGGACGATGCTTACGTGGAATGTCTTGTGTATTACAAACCGTCTTCAGAACAGCCTGTCACAAGTTGTGGTCTCAAATGAGGATAAAATGATCTACTCGCGGTTGAATCAGGCTCTCGTCGAACTTGTTAACTATTCAAGAGACTTCTTGCCATTCCCATCCACAAATGAAATGGATCCAGAATATGTCATGTTGAGGGATAAAATGAATCAGACAATGATGAGTCTTCATGGATTGTACCGACAAATGAACTCTGCAATGTATCAAACACCTGATGATGTGGAAAACTTCAGAATTCATTTGCAAACGTTCGGAGATGATATTCTTGTTCCTTGCCTTGAACAATATAAAACCTTCTGCAACAAGAATTGTATGGCTCTGTGGCAACAGGTCAGATTGGTTCAAGTGGAGAGGATGAGAGATCAAGTGAAAGATCAGGGATGTTCCATTGAGAATCTTGTGTCGTTCTATTCAAACATGACATATGTCTTGGCAGTTCTTGGTGCAAGACTTCAAGGATTCCGTTATGATTTGACTGTTAATAAGAAGTTCTTCAATTTTGATCCAGTCGTTCATATGTCTGAAGCTGTTTTTGCTGCTTTAGAGCTTCTCATGTCCAACTGTGTTTTGGCTACTGAACCATCGACAAGTGCTATTTTGGTCACCAACAACTTGTTCGC aatgaaCTGCGGAGCTCTTGCACGTGGAGTTGTCTTCAAAGATTTCGAGATTCAAGTTGTATCAGAAGAAACTGCAGAGCATATTCAATCTGAAATGTCCCGTCAGCGGCTTCTCCAACATCCTGCTCCAATCGGAAATGTTCCATCTGCAGCTCTTCTTGCAATGAAACCAACAACTGGAACTAAAAGAAGTAACGCTGCGAGCAACTCAGATTCAGCCAACAATACTGCACACAAGAAGAGTGATGTGAACAGCAAAGAAAGTGTCATAATCTATCCAGTTTATAACAGTAAAAATAGATACTGGGCAGCCACCTATCCACATTTATTGTGCACTACACGACAGAAGGGACGTCAATCGATTCACAGTTCGTATCAGGATCTTTCTCCATCTGGAACCAATTCGTCGGCAAGTAATGACAAGAATGGAAGTGGAAAACGTCCGATCTTCTATTTCCACATCAAGGCGACAATGTTCTCACCATCAGGAAGATTCGCGACAGCTCACACACTTTCCCTTCCGTTTACAATTGCGACGAGAAGAAACCAAGATTGTCAGGTGCAAAGAATGATGTCATCTTACACTGCAACAATCTTTTGGCTGTATGGGTGCAATACACAGGATGGTTTGCTTTTGCAATGGATTGATGGAGGAATGCATTGGGATCATTTCAAGCATTTGTTCAAGCAACATTTCAAAGTGAATGCAGATGTTCAAAGGAGTCTAATTGATAACGATTTTGAGCTTCTCAAGTACAAGTTGCAGTGTCCAGATTGCTGCTCGGGACAAGATGGAGCAAGAGTTAATGGTGTACAAC AAATAGTTACATTCAAAAACGTATTGTGTCCACATCTTCGATACGAGTGCAACAGTACCAATGTTCGATTCTCGGTTTGGCGTGGAATGCTTGAGCTTCTCCAAATCTTCCATGACACCAGGAACAATGTGCGAAAACTTTGGGAAATGGGGTTCCTGATGGGTTTTATGGAATTCGAGGAAGTGGACAACATGTTGGAAAAGCACAAGTCGGCCCTTATCATGCGTCTCTCATTTGTCACAGGAG GAACCATTTGCTTTACCGTCAAATCTTTGGCTCACACTTTGGACCCACGATCTTCTCGTCCAATTCACCTGGAACCATTGGACCTGAAGAGACTCCAACAGAAATGTTTGAAGGATTATCTCCGAGATATTGCAGACGCAGAAAAAGTCAAGTATATTCTGACAGCGAATGAAGAAGTGATCAATATTGAATCATTGCTTGAATCATTAAAAGAGTTGGGAGTGAAGCCAGAAAATCCATCGGAGAGCAGAGAGATTTCAAGTAATATCACTCATATGGGAGATATTGATACAATGCAACATATCAAATTTACTGCAATGAGAATTGCAGTTGTCACTTGTAAGGTTAAGCCACCATCTGCTGATCAAGAGGAGAATGATGCAAA tggATTGAATCGTCTTCAAGCAACATTAGGAACTCGAGACGATGATTTCCTACGGGATTTTGTTCAACTTGCCAATGCATATGGAAAAAGCAAACAAGATCTTTATGAGGCACTTGATTTCATTAACGATCAATACCAACCTGGCCCAATTCGAAAAACGTCATCAATTTACGATAGTTCTCACCATATTCCATTGGCTCCAGCTCCGATAGCTCGAAACATGGGACCCACAATGATCTCCCCACCGCCCGCCAAG CCACCTTCCCAGTTGCCATCTCCAAATCAGACAACAATTCCACATATGTACAACAATGGTATTCCAATGATTTATGAGCACCATCAACAGCAACGCTTTGATTactga
- the T12G3.2 gene encoding Protein kinase domain-containing protein (Confirmed by transcript evidence), translating to MDTTIQSIRISSNLPINNTSTMVPNDVFQKLLYDLFCMWHGVQRHYDPPIPDSEEQRMQKVKNLICKLLTEIDGRVNRIKQNNNHQRGQDFYEEWTMLTWNVLCITNRLQNSLSQVVVSNEDKMIYSRLNQALVELVNYSRDFLPFPSTNEMDPEYVMLRDKMNQTMMSLHGLYRQMNSAMYQTPDDVENFRIHLQTFGDDILVPCLEQYKTFCNKNCMALWQQVRLVQVERMRDQVKDQGCSIENLVSFYSNMTYVLAVLGARLQGFRYDLTVNKKFFNFDPVVHMSEAVFAALELLMSNCVLATEPSTSAILVTNNLFAMNCGALARGVVFKDFEIQVVSEETAEHIQSEMSRQRLLQHPAPIGNVPSAALLAMKPTTGTKRSNAASNSDSANNTAHKKSDVNSKESVIIYPVYNSKNRYWAATYPHLLCTTRQKGRQSIHSSYQDLSPSGTNSSASNDKNGSGKRPIFYFHIKATMFSPSGRFATAHTLSLPFTIATRRNQDCQVQRMMSSYTATIFWLYGCNTQDGLLLQWIDGGMHWDHFKHLFKQHFKVNADVQRSLIDNDFELLKYKLQCPDCCSGQDGARVNGVQQIVTFKNVLCPHLRYECNSTNVRFSVWRGMLELLQIFHDTRNNVRKLWEMGFLMGFMEFEEVDNMLEKHKSALIMRLSFVTGGTICFTVKSLAHTLDPRSSRPIHLEPLDLKRLQQKCLKDYLRDIADAEKVKYILTANEEVINIESLLESLKELGVKPENPSESREISSNITHMGDIDTMQHIKFTAMRIAVVTCKVKPPSADQEENDANGLNRLQATLGTRDDDFLRDFVQLANAYGKSKQDLYEALDFINDQYQPGPIRKTSSIYDSSHHIPLAPAPIARNMGPTMISPPPAKLVRSDSDHLPPSNTMMRVSCSPPKPPSQLPSPNQTTIPHMYNNGIPMIYEHHQQQRFDY from the exons ACAATTCAATCAATAAGGATCTCTTCAAATCTTCCAATCAATAATACATCAACAATGGTTCCGAATgatgtatttcaaaaattgctgtaCGATCTGTTTTGTATGTGGCATGGTGTCCAACGACACTATGATCCACCGATTCCGGATAGTGAGGAACAAAGAATGCAAAAG GTGAAAAATCTGATCTGCAAGCTCCTTACCGAAATCGATGGACGTGTCAACCGAATCAAGCAGAACAACAATCATCAACGTGGACAGGACTTTTATGAGGAATGGACGATGCTTACGTGGAATGTCTTGTGTATTACAAACCGTCTTCAGAACAGCCTGTCACAAGTTGTGGTCTCAAATGAGGATAAAATGATCTACTCGCGGTTGAATCAGGCTCTCGTCGAACTTGTTAACTATTCAAGAGACTTCTTGCCATTCCCATCCACAAATGAAATGGATCCAGAATATGTCATGTTGAGGGATAAAATGAATCAGACAATGATGAGTCTTCATGGATTGTACCGACAAATGAACTCTGCAATGTATCAAACACCTGATGATGTGGAAAACTTCAGAATTCATTTGCAAACGTTCGGAGATGATATTCTTGTTCCTTGCCTTGAACAATATAAAACCTTCTGCAACAAGAATTGTATGGCTCTGTGGCAACAGGTCAGATTGGTTCAAGTGGAGAGGATGAGAGATCAAGTGAAAGATCAGGGATGTTCCATTGAGAATCTTGTGTCGTTCTATTCAAACATGACATATGTCTTGGCAGTTCTTGGTGCAAGACTTCAAGGATTCCGTTATGATTTGACTGTTAATAAGAAGTTCTTCAATTTTGATCCAGTCGTTCATATGTCTGAAGCTGTTTTTGCTGCTTTAGAGCTTCTCATGTCCAACTGTGTTTTGGCTACTGAACCATCGACAAGTGCTATTTTGGTCACCAACAACTTGTTCGC aatgaaCTGCGGAGCTCTTGCACGTGGAGTTGTCTTCAAAGATTTCGAGATTCAAGTTGTATCAGAAGAAACTGCAGAGCATATTCAATCTGAAATGTCCCGTCAGCGGCTTCTCCAACATCCTGCTCCAATCGGAAATGTTCCATCTGCAGCTCTTCTTGCAATGAAACCAACAACTGGAACTAAAAGAAGTAACGCTGCGAGCAACTCAGATTCAGCCAACAATACTGCACACAAGAAGAGTGATGTGAACAGCAAAGAAAGTGTCATAATCTATCCAGTTTATAACAGTAAAAATAGATACTGGGCAGCCACCTATCCACATTTATTGTGCACTACACGACAGAAGGGACGTCAATCGATTCACAGTTCGTATCAGGATCTTTCTCCATCTGGAACCAATTCGTCGGCAAGTAATGACAAGAATGGAAGTGGAAAACGTCCGATCTTCTATTTCCACATCAAGGCGACAATGTTCTCACCATCAGGAAGATTCGCGACAGCTCACACACTTTCCCTTCCGTTTACAATTGCGACGAGAAGAAACCAAGATTGTCAGGTGCAAAGAATGATGTCATCTTACACTGCAACAATCTTTTGGCTGTATGGGTGCAATACACAGGATGGTTTGCTTTTGCAATGGATTGATGGAGGAATGCATTGGGATCATTTCAAGCATTTGTTCAAGCAACATTTCAAAGTGAATGCAGATGTTCAAAGGAGTCTAATTGATAACGATTTTGAGCTTCTCAAGTACAAGTTGCAGTGTCCAGATTGCTGCTCGGGACAAGATGGAGCAAGAGTTAATGGTGTACAAC AAATAGTTACATTCAAAAACGTATTGTGTCCACATCTTCGATACGAGTGCAACAGTACCAATGTTCGATTCTCGGTTTGGCGTGGAATGCTTGAGCTTCTCCAAATCTTCCATGACACCAGGAACAATGTGCGAAAACTTTGGGAAATGGGGTTCCTGATGGGTTTTATGGAATTCGAGGAAGTGGACAACATGTTGGAAAAGCACAAGTCGGCCCTTATCATGCGTCTCTCATTTGTCACAGGAG GAACCATTTGCTTTACCGTCAAATCTTTGGCTCACACTTTGGACCCACGATCTTCTCGTCCAATTCACCTGGAACCATTGGACCTGAAGAGACTCCAACAGAAATGTTTGAAGGATTATCTCCGAGATATTGCAGACGCAGAAAAAGTCAAGTATATTCTGACAGCGAATGAAGAAGTGATCAATATTGAATCATTGCTTGAATCATTAAAAGAGTTGGGAGTGAAGCCAGAAAATCCATCGGAGAGCAGAGAGATTTCAAGTAATATCACTCATATGGGAGATATTGATACAATGCAACATATCAAATTTACTGCAATGAGAATTGCAGTTGTCACTTGTAAGGTTAAGCCACCATCTGCTGATCAAGAGGAGAATGATGCAAA tggATTGAATCGTCTTCAAGCAACATTAGGAACTCGAGACGATGATTTCCTACGGGATTTTGTTCAACTTGCCAATGCATATGGAAAAAGCAAACAAGATCTTTATGAGGCACTTGATTTCATTAACGATCAATACCAACCTGGCCCAATTCGAAAAACGTCATCAATTTACGATAGTTCTCACCATATTCCATTGGCTCCAGCTCCGATAGCTCGAAACATGGGACCCACAATGATCTCCCCACCGCCCGCCAAG TTGGTTCGATCTGATTCCGATCATCTGCCGCCTTCAAATACGATGATGCGAGTGAGCTGCTCGCCGCCAAAG CCACCTTCCCAGTTGCCATCTCCAAATCAGACAACAATTCCACATATGTACAACAATGGTATTCCAATGATTTATGAGCACCATCAACAGCAACGCTTTGATTactga
- the T12G3.2 gene encoding CULLIN_2 domain-containing protein (Confirmed by transcript evidence) — protein MLTWNVLCITNRLQNSLSQVVVSNEDKMIYSRLNQALVELVNYSRDFLPFPSTNEMDPEYVMLRDKMNQTMMSLHGLYRQMNSAMYQTPDDVENFRIHLQTFGDDILVPCLEQYKTFCNKNCMALWQQVRLVQVERMRDQVKDQGCSIENLVSFYSNMTYVLAVLGARLQGFRYDLTVNKKFFNFDPVVHMSEAVFAALELLMSNCVLATEPSTSAILVTNNLFAMNCGALARGVVFKDFEIQVVSEETAEHIQSEMSRQRLLQHPAPIGNVPSAALLAMKPTTGTKRSNAASNSDSANNTAHKKSDVNSKESVIIYPVYNSKNRYWAATYPHLLCTTRQKGRQSIHSSYQDLSPSGTNSSASNDKNGSGKRPIFYFHIKATMFSPSGRFATAHTLSLPFTIATRRNQDCQVQRMMSSYTATIFWLYGCNTQDGLLLQWIDGGMHWDHFKHLFKQHFKVNADVQRSLIDNDFELLKYKLQCPDCCSGQDGARVNGVQQIVTFKNVLCPHLRYECNSTNVRFSVWRGMLELLQIFHDTRNNVRKLWEMGFLMGFMEFEEVDNMLEKHKSALIMRLSFVTGGTICFTVKSLAHTLDPRSSRPIHLEPLDLKRLQQKCLKDYLRDIADAEKVKYILTANEEVINIESLLESLKELGVKPENPSESREISSNITHMGDIDTMQHIKFTAMRIAVVTCKVKPPSADQEENDANGLNRLQATLGTRDDDFLRDFVQLANAYGKSKQDLYEALDFINDQYQPGPIRKTSSIYDSSHHIPLAPAPIARNMGPTMISPPPAKLVRSDSDHLPPSNTMMRVSCSPPKPPSQLPSPNQTTIPHMYNNGIPMIYEHHQQQRFDY, from the exons ATGCTTACGTGGAATGTCTTGTGTATTACAAACCGTCTTCAGAACAGCCTGTCACAAGTTGTGGTCTCAAATGAGGATAAAATGATCTACTCGCGGTTGAATCAGGCTCTCGTCGAACTTGTTAACTATTCAAGAGACTTCTTGCCATTCCCATCCACAAATGAAATGGATCCAGAATATGTCATGTTGAGGGATAAAATGAATCAGACAATGATGAGTCTTCATGGATTGTACCGACAAATGAACTCTGCAATGTATCAAACACCTGATGATGTGGAAAACTTCAGAATTCATTTGCAAACGTTCGGAGATGATATTCTTGTTCCTTGCCTTGAACAATATAAAACCTTCTGCAACAAGAATTGTATGGCTCTGTGGCAACAGGTCAGATTGGTTCAAGTGGAGAGGATGAGAGATCAAGTGAAAGATCAGGGATGTTCCATTGAGAATCTTGTGTCGTTCTATTCAAACATGACATATGTCTTGGCAGTTCTTGGTGCAAGACTTCAAGGATTCCGTTATGATTTGACTGTTAATAAGAAGTTCTTCAATTTTGATCCAGTCGTTCATATGTCTGAAGCTGTTTTTGCTGCTTTAGAGCTTCTCATGTCCAACTGTGTTTTGGCTACTGAACCATCGACAAGTGCTATTTTGGTCACCAACAACTTGTTCGC aatgaaCTGCGGAGCTCTTGCACGTGGAGTTGTCTTCAAAGATTTCGAGATTCAAGTTGTATCAGAAGAAACTGCAGAGCATATTCAATCTGAAATGTCCCGTCAGCGGCTTCTCCAACATCCTGCTCCAATCGGAAATGTTCCATCTGCAGCTCTTCTTGCAATGAAACCAACAACTGGAACTAAAAGAAGTAACGCTGCGAGCAACTCAGATTCAGCCAACAATACTGCACACAAGAAGAGTGATGTGAACAGCAAAGAAAGTGTCATAATCTATCCAGTTTATAACAGTAAAAATAGATACTGGGCAGCCACCTATCCACATTTATTGTGCACTACACGACAGAAGGGACGTCAATCGATTCACAGTTCGTATCAGGATCTTTCTCCATCTGGAACCAATTCGTCGGCAAGTAATGACAAGAATGGAAGTGGAAAACGTCCGATCTTCTATTTCCACATCAAGGCGACAATGTTCTCACCATCAGGAAGATTCGCGACAGCTCACACACTTTCCCTTCCGTTTACAATTGCGACGAGAAGAAACCAAGATTGTCAGGTGCAAAGAATGATGTCATCTTACACTGCAACAATCTTTTGGCTGTATGGGTGCAATACACAGGATGGTTTGCTTTTGCAATGGATTGATGGAGGAATGCATTGGGATCATTTCAAGCATTTGTTCAAGCAACATTTCAAAGTGAATGCAGATGTTCAAAGGAGTCTAATTGATAACGATTTTGAGCTTCTCAAGTACAAGTTGCAGTGTCCAGATTGCTGCTCGGGACAAGATGGAGCAAGAGTTAATGGTGTACAAC AAATAGTTACATTCAAAAACGTATTGTGTCCACATCTTCGATACGAGTGCAACAGTACCAATGTTCGATTCTCGGTTTGGCGTGGAATGCTTGAGCTTCTCCAAATCTTCCATGACACCAGGAACAATGTGCGAAAACTTTGGGAAATGGGGTTCCTGATGGGTTTTATGGAATTCGAGGAAGTGGACAACATGTTGGAAAAGCACAAGTCGGCCCTTATCATGCGTCTCTCATTTGTCACAGGAG GAACCATTTGCTTTACCGTCAAATCTTTGGCTCACACTTTGGACCCACGATCTTCTCGTCCAATTCACCTGGAACCATTGGACCTGAAGAGACTCCAACAGAAATGTTTGAAGGATTATCTCCGAGATATTGCAGACGCAGAAAAAGTCAAGTATATTCTGACAGCGAATGAAGAAGTGATCAATATTGAATCATTGCTTGAATCATTAAAAGAGTTGGGAGTGAAGCCAGAAAATCCATCGGAGAGCAGAGAGATTTCAAGTAATATCACTCATATGGGAGATATTGATACAATGCAACATATCAAATTTACTGCAATGAGAATTGCAGTTGTCACTTGTAAGGTTAAGCCACCATCTGCTGATCAAGAGGAGAATGATGCAAA tggATTGAATCGTCTTCAAGCAACATTAGGAACTCGAGACGATGATTTCCTACGGGATTTTGTTCAACTTGCCAATGCATATGGAAAAAGCAAACAAGATCTTTATGAGGCACTTGATTTCATTAACGATCAATACCAACCTGGCCCAATTCGAAAAACGTCATCAATTTACGATAGTTCTCACCATATTCCATTGGCTCCAGCTCCGATAGCTCGAAACATGGGACCCACAATGATCTCCCCACCGCCCGCCAAG TTGGTTCGATCTGATTCCGATCATCTGCCGCCTTCAAATACGATGATGCGAGTGAGCTGCTCGCCGCCAAAG CCACCTTCCCAGTTGCCATCTCCAAATCAGACAACAATTCCACATATGTACAACAATGGTATTCCAATGATTTATGAGCACCATCAACAGCAACGCTTTGATTactga
- the T12G3.2 gene encoding CULLIN_2 domain-containing protein (Confirmed by transcript evidence) codes for MLTWNVLCITNRLQNSLSQVVVSNEDKMIYSRLNQALVELVNYSRDFLPFPSTNEMDPEYVMLRDKMNQTMMSLHGLYRQMNSAMYQTPDDVENFRIHLQTFGDDILVPCLEQYKTFCNKNCMALWQQVRLVQVERMRDQVKDQGCSIENLVSFYSNMTYVLAVLGARLQGFRYDLTVNKKFFNFDPVVHMSEAVFAALELLMSNCVLATEPSTSAILVTNNLFAMNCGALARGVVFKDFEIQVVSEETAEHIQSEMSRQRLLQHPAPIGNVPSAALLAMKPTTGTKRSNAASNSDSANNTAHKKSDVNSKESVIIYPVYNSKNRYWAATYPHLLCTTRQKGRQSIHSSYQDLSPSGTNSSASNDKNGSGKRPIFYFHIKATMFSPSGRFATAHTLSLPFTIATRRNQDCQVQRMMSSYTATIFWLYGCNTQDGLLLQWIDGGMHWDHFKHLFKQHFKVNADVQRSLIDNDFELLKYKLQCPDCCSGQDGARVNGVQQIVTFKNVLCPHLRYECNSTNVRFSVWRGMLELLQIFHDTRNNVRKLWEMGFLMGFMEFEEVDNMLEKHKSALIMRLSFVTGGTICFTVKSLAHTLDPRSSRPIHLEPLDLKRLQQKCLKDYLRDIADAEKVKYILTANEEVINIESLLESLKELGVKPENPSESREISSNITHMGDIDTMQHIKFTAMRIAVVTCKVKPPSADQEENDANGLNRLQATLGTRDDDFLRDFVQLANAYGKSKQDLYEALDFINDQYQPGPIRKTSSIYDSSHHIPLAPAPIARNMGPTMISPPPAKPPSQLPSPNQTTIPHMYNNGIPMIYEHHQQQRFDY; via the exons ATGCTTACGTGGAATGTCTTGTGTATTACAAACCGTCTTCAGAACAGCCTGTCACAAGTTGTGGTCTCAAATGAGGATAAAATGATCTACTCGCGGTTGAATCAGGCTCTCGTCGAACTTGTTAACTATTCAAGAGACTTCTTGCCATTCCCATCCACAAATGAAATGGATCCAGAATATGTCATGTTGAGGGATAAAATGAATCAGACAATGATGAGTCTTCATGGATTGTACCGACAAATGAACTCTGCAATGTATCAAACACCTGATGATGTGGAAAACTTCAGAATTCATTTGCAAACGTTCGGAGATGATATTCTTGTTCCTTGCCTTGAACAATATAAAACCTTCTGCAACAAGAATTGTATGGCTCTGTGGCAACAGGTCAGATTGGTTCAAGTGGAGAGGATGAGAGATCAAGTGAAAGATCAGGGATGTTCCATTGAGAATCTTGTGTCGTTCTATTCAAACATGACATATGTCTTGGCAGTTCTTGGTGCAAGACTTCAAGGATTCCGTTATGATTTGACTGTTAATAAGAAGTTCTTCAATTTTGATCCAGTCGTTCATATGTCTGAAGCTGTTTTTGCTGCTTTAGAGCTTCTCATGTCCAACTGTGTTTTGGCTACTGAACCATCGACAAGTGCTATTTTGGTCACCAACAACTTGTTCGC aatgaaCTGCGGAGCTCTTGCACGTGGAGTTGTCTTCAAAGATTTCGAGATTCAAGTTGTATCAGAAGAAACTGCAGAGCATATTCAATCTGAAATGTCCCGTCAGCGGCTTCTCCAACATCCTGCTCCAATCGGAAATGTTCCATCTGCAGCTCTTCTTGCAATGAAACCAACAACTGGAACTAAAAGAAGTAACGCTGCGAGCAACTCAGATTCAGCCAACAATACTGCACACAAGAAGAGTGATGTGAACAGCAAAGAAAGTGTCATAATCTATCCAGTTTATAACAGTAAAAATAGATACTGGGCAGCCACCTATCCACATTTATTGTGCACTACACGACAGAAGGGACGTCAATCGATTCACAGTTCGTATCAGGATCTTTCTCCATCTGGAACCAATTCGTCGGCAAGTAATGACAAGAATGGAAGTGGAAAACGTCCGATCTTCTATTTCCACATCAAGGCGACAATGTTCTCACCATCAGGAAGATTCGCGACAGCTCACACACTTTCCCTTCCGTTTACAATTGCGACGAGAAGAAACCAAGATTGTCAGGTGCAAAGAATGATGTCATCTTACACTGCAACAATCTTTTGGCTGTATGGGTGCAATACACAGGATGGTTTGCTTTTGCAATGGATTGATGGAGGAATGCATTGGGATCATTTCAAGCATTTGTTCAAGCAACATTTCAAAGTGAATGCAGATGTTCAAAGGAGTCTAATTGATAACGATTTTGAGCTTCTCAAGTACAAGTTGCAGTGTCCAGATTGCTGCTCGGGACAAGATGGAGCAAGAGTTAATGGTGTACAAC AAATAGTTACATTCAAAAACGTATTGTGTCCACATCTTCGATACGAGTGCAACAGTACCAATGTTCGATTCTCGGTTTGGCGTGGAATGCTTGAGCTTCTCCAAATCTTCCATGACACCAGGAACAATGTGCGAAAACTTTGGGAAATGGGGTTCCTGATGGGTTTTATGGAATTCGAGGAAGTGGACAACATGTTGGAAAAGCACAAGTCGGCCCTTATCATGCGTCTCTCATTTGTCACAGGAG GAACCATTTGCTTTACCGTCAAATCTTTGGCTCACACTTTGGACCCACGATCTTCTCGTCCAATTCACCTGGAACCATTGGACCTGAAGAGACTCCAACAGAAATGTTTGAAGGATTATCTCCGAGATATTGCAGACGCAGAAAAAGTCAAGTATATTCTGACAGCGAATGAAGAAGTGATCAATATTGAATCATTGCTTGAATCATTAAAAGAGTTGGGAGTGAAGCCAGAAAATCCATCGGAGAGCAGAGAGATTTCAAGTAATATCACTCATATGGGAGATATTGATACAATGCAACATATCAAATTTACTGCAATGAGAATTGCAGTTGTCACTTGTAAGGTTAAGCCACCATCTGCTGATCAAGAGGAGAATGATGCAAA tggATTGAATCGTCTTCAAGCAACATTAGGAACTCGAGACGATGATTTCCTACGGGATTTTGTTCAACTTGCCAATGCATATGGAAAAAGCAAACAAGATCTTTATGAGGCACTTGATTTCATTAACGATCAATACCAACCTGGCCCAATTCGAAAAACGTCATCAATTTACGATAGTTCTCACCATATTCCATTGGCTCCAGCTCCGATAGCTCGAAACATGGGACCCACAATGATCTCCCCACCGCCCGCCAAG CCACCTTCCCAGTTGCCATCTCCAAATCAGACAACAATTCCACATATGTACAACAATGGTATTCCAATGATTTATGAGCACCATCAACAGCAACGCTTTGATTactga